One Drosophila subobscura isolate 14011-0131.10 chromosome U, UCBerk_Dsub_1.0, whole genome shotgun sequence DNA window includes the following coding sequences:
- the LOC117901896 gene encoding uncharacterized protein LOC117901896 gives MPMANGALTATPSVEKLNAKEEVDGNALKVEAVGSTLRKATRIPVPIGRASLSYVNPRKYTSTLKQSRHTLKKKDSAGNCSKDSISLSPGQPNDDSGIGMDNSMAGSVSPVGSCCSDLTEIGKAEQESLRALQQAVAEMEADLNTIESDGETINDSDCDTITAENVDLCRDTPEKEVHNAVIEKVQKLLPEELAPLQELLVSPVEQMVQVNLKELLEDNPQRPQEMLQTLKVFKSENDPELVEECLQNLINGAVHEEEVQAVKLKLHDQLQQLTRAPLGAAKQLQIETLPGIETKEQQFVREHYEKIERLLHSSSPMMAMKAETMEQQGHPQSTSQKLNEIEEDIVAPVEEMLQKTQQDDALLPFMYETDENNDQEGMSQPLEDIMPQKQQDVPLEEKAAEGTPSMAEEIVDFQDQMEAAESDSSAALTTAEAIMDLQEQLLDNTSGDDVETNQSDLELEEDILEQDQIPDLLSCFVVQLPEEDPLVELEQEQHQGQPQTNLNAVEIILEQQEGDLSKAIVGLQEKPQPTSSWLLEEYIQTLDNDKSGEKIKKLVEEIIQLENEQSEERPPTTTQPEQMSLEVESVASPRRLGPLLGISGLRALEGYLDNGILLQLMQQDVAPTDEVPIEQEELEEQDLVDEETNQEKKNKSRFRELLNLLRAYKMPMEFIPFALVGTALCLLIFFRKF, from the exons atgccaatggcaaatggTGCACTGACAGCGACTCCCTCCGTGGAGAAGTTGAACGCCAAGGAGGAAGTCGACGGCAATGCACTAAAAGTTGAGGCCGTTGGTTCTACTTTACGCAAGGCCACCAGGATTCCTGTGCCCATTGGCAGAGCCAGCCTCAGTTATGTAAATCCACGCAAGTACACGAGCACCTTGAAGCAGTCCCGCCATACCTTAAAGAAGAAAGACTCGGCTGGAAACTGTAGCAAAGACAGCATTAGCCTCAGCCCCGGGCAACCAAACGACGATTCCGGCATTGGAATGGACAACTCGATGGCAGGCAGTGTGTCCCCGGTGGGTAGCTGCTGCAGTGATCTGACTGAGATTGGCAAAGCCGAGCAGGAATCTCTGAGAGCTCTCCAGCAAGCTGTGGCTGAGATGGAGGCAGATCTGAACACCATCGAAAGTGATGGGGAGACAATCAACGATAGTGATTGTGATACCATTACTGCAGAGAATGTCGATCTGTGCAGGGACACCCCCGAGAAGGAGGTGCACAACGCTGTCATCGAGAAGGTGCAAAAACTGCTGCCAGAGGAACTGGCAccgctgcaggagctgctcgTGTCACCCGTGGAGCAAATGGTGCAGGTAAATCTAAAGGAACTCCTGGAAGATAATCCTCAACGGCCCCAAGAAATGTTACAGACTCTTAAAGTATTCAAATCGGAAAATGATCCAGAACTAGTGGAGGAATGTCTGCAGAACCTTATCAATGGTGCAGTCCACGAGGAAGAGGTGCAAGCTGTAAAGCTAAAGCTGCACGACCAGCTCCAACAACTGACCAGGGCACCACTTGGTGCAGCCAAACAGCTCCAAATCGAAACGCTGCCAGGCATAGAAACCAAGGAGCAACAATTTGTGCGGGAGCACTACGAAAAAATTGAACGTCTTTTACACTCTTCTTCGCCCATGATGGCAATGAAAGCGGAGACCATGGAACAGCAAGGGCATCCGCAGTCCACGTCTcagaaattgaatgaaattgagGAGGACATCGTAGCACCAGTCGAAGAGATGTTACAGAAGACGCAGCAAGACGATGCTCTTCTACCTTTTATGTACGAAACAGATGAAAATAATGATCAAGAGGGGATGTCTCAGCCACTTGAAGACATAATGCCACAGAAGCAACAGGACGTGCCTCTAGAAGAGAAAGCTGCGGAAGGGACACCATCGATGGCAGAGG AAATCGTGGATTTCCAAGATCAGATGGAGGCAGCGGAATCCGATTCAAGTGCAGCGCTAACCACAGCAGAAGCGATCATGGACTTGCAGGAGCAGCTTCTCGACAACACCAGTGGAGACGATGTAGAGACTAACCAATCCGATTTAGAACTAGAAGAAGATATTCTGGAGCAGGACCAGATTCCAGACCTCCTCTCTTGTTTCGTCGTGCAGCTGCCAGAAGAGGATCCACTGGTAGAGctggaacaggagcagcaccaaGGGCAACCACAAACCAATTTGaatgcagtggaaatcatccTCGAGCAGCAAGAGGGCGACCTCTCGAAGGCAATAGTGGGATTGCAAGAAAAGCCACAACCGACTTCATCGTGGCTGCTGGAAGAGTACATTCAGACGCTGGATAATGACAAAAGTGGCGAGAAAATCAAAAAGCTAGTGGAAGAAATCATTCAGCTGGAAAACGAGCAGTCAGAGGAGAGGCCGCCAACCACAACTCAGCCAGAGCAGATGTCATTGGAGGTGGAATCTGTTGCATCTCCTCGCCGCCTTGGCCCCTTGCTGGGGATTTCTGGTCTACGAGCTTTGGAAGGATACCTGGATAATGGTATTCTGCTACAGCTGATGCAACAGGATGTGGCCCCAACCGACGAAGTTCCGAttgagcaggaggagctggaggagcaggatcTCGTGGATGAGGAGACGAACCAGGAGAAGAAGAATAAAAGTCGCTTTCGTGAGCTCCTGAATCTGCTCCGTGCTTACAAGATGCCAATGGAGTTTATCCCATTTGCGCTGGTCGGCACAGCCTtatgtttgttgattttttttcgcAAATTTTAG